A single Lolium perenne isolate Kyuss_39 chromosome 6, Kyuss_2.0, whole genome shotgun sequence DNA region contains:
- the LOC127330407 gene encoding two-component response regulator ORR25-like gives MASGDRRHGKEPAVVAEDNFPNGLRVLAVDDDRVCLRVLAAVLRQCNYKPTIVMDGMTALKMLREEREEQFDLVITDVHMPNMDGFQLLEIIGLEMDLPVIMLSVNGEKATVYKGIKHGACDYIVKPVDINDIRNIWQHVVRKNHVAVNYNISDSDDAAQRVGQPVIAEGGAKSKKCSKQKRTGREVSSRSVRTTRKKPRVSWTGDLHNRFLEAVNRLGLDRAVPKAILEMMNVHNLSRESVSSHLQKYRLYLKRVIDDPTKPNPLGDLFERRNSYMDMGQQIVPLPPSSPLYSCGSQNLYAAPQGLYVQPRKWATGTVGNVGLMPGSRDASGPLAKTSDHPMQDAFPRIHGPARIRSRKAYVSVLRGKLLEVNTSMVPSSHPGSSSFPAEMPNGGLLEPANQFPVQPPELMGTTPLLPSSQVNVNLPQINHQLTIFSPSSGQMAMFQNEQLQNQMEGVNINNTTLVGVYSEQMMPLFNMASNTAPMEMANANFSSMNQMMVNDGSTSSPSPNLQAGNPVAPPAQMVNGGGSSSSALPGYMDSSLVPPSQMVNGGGSSNSALPGHLDSSVAPQTQMLNGGEGASGILPVQGDPAGQQASNDQLTYSTSNFLEAIFANMDSQDFNPDATLLGEEY, from the exons ATGGCTAGCGGTGACCGAAGGCATGGAAAGGAAccggcggtggtggcggaggaCAACTTCCCGAATGGGCTGCGCGTGCTTGCCGTCGACGATgaccgcgtctgcctgagggtcCTAGCGGCCGTCCTACGCCAGTGCAACTACAAGC CGACGATTGTGATGGACGGAATGACGGCGCTGAAGATGTTGAGGGAGGAACGGGAGGAGCAGTTCGACCTGGTGATCACCGACGTGCACATGCCAAACATGGATGGCTTCCAGCTCCTAGAGATCATCGGCCTCGAGATGGATCTACCAGTCATCA TGCTATCTGTGAACGGAGAAAAGGCAACCGTGTACAAGGGGATAAAGCATGGGGCGTGTGACTATATTGTGAAACCCGTGGATATCAATGATATCAGAAACATATGGCAACATGTTGTAAGGAAAAACCACGTCGCTGTGAACTACAACATCAGTGATAGTGATGATGCTGCCCAGAGGGTGGGGCAACCAGTGATTGCTGAGGGTGGTGCAAAGAGTAAGAAGTGTTCAAAGCAGAAGAGAACTGGTAGAGAAGTCTCAAGCAGGAGTGTGCGAACCACCAGGAAGAAACCAAGGGTGTCATGGACTGGTGACCTGCACAACAGGTTCCTAGAAGCTGTTAACCGACTTGGCCTCGATC GGGCGGTTCCAAAGGCAATATTAGAAATGATGAATGTCCATAACCTTAGTAGGGAGAGTGTTTCGAGCCACTTACAG AAGTATCGGCTCTATCTGAAAAGAGTAATCGATGACCCCACGAAGCCTAATCCTCTGGGTGATTTGTTCGAGCGGAGGAACTCGTACATGGACATGGGACAACAGATAGTCCCACTCCCGCCGTCGTCACCCCTGTATTCCTGTGGTTCACAAAATCTATACGCAGCACCTCAAGGTCTTTATGTTCAGCCAAGGAAATGGGCCACGGGCACAGTCGGTAATGTTGGCCTCATGCCAGGAAGCCGCGACGCTTCTGGCCCATTGGCAAAGACATCAGATCACCCAATGCAGGATGCATTTCCTCGTATCCATGGCCCTGCTCGTATCCGTTCTCGCAAAGCCTACGTGAGTGTCCTGCGTGGGAAACTATTGGAGGTGAACACAAGCATGGTGCCTTCCTCCCATCCTGGCAGCTCCTCCTTCCCAGCGGAAATGCCAAATGGTGGGCTGTTAGAACCTGCAAACCAGTTCCCGGTGCAGCCTCCAGAACTGATGGGCACGACACCTCTCCTCCCATCATCACAGGTAAACGTGAACCTCCCCCAGATCAACCATCAACTGACAATCTTTTCACCCTCATCTGGCCAGATGGCCATGTTTCAGAATGAGCAGCTGCagaatcagatggaaggggtcaaCATCAACAACACCACATTGGTGGGTGTCTACAGTGAGCAGATGATGCCATTATTCAACATGGCAAGCAACACAGCCCCAATGGAGATGGCCAATGCCAACTTCTCATCGATGAATCAGATGATGGTCAATGACGGAAGCACGAGCTCTCCATCGCCTAACCTTCAGGCGGGCAACCCTGTCGCGCCGCCGGCTCAGATGGTGAATGGTGGTGGAAGCAGCAGCTCCGCGTTGCCTGGCTATATGGATAGCTCTCTcgtgccgccatctcagatggttAATGGTGGTGGAAGTAGCAACTCTGCATTACCTGGCCATCTGGACAGCTCTGTCGCACCGCAGACTCAGATGCTTAATGGCGGGGAGGGTGCATCTGGCATTCTACCTGTGCAAGGTGACCCAGCTGGGCAGCAAGCTTCTAATGATCAGCTAACCTACAGCACTTCTAACTTTCTGGAGGCTATTTTTGCTAACATGGATAGTCAG GATTTCAATCCAGATGCTACTTTGTTAGGTGAAGAATATTAG